A single window of Drosophila suzukii chromosome 3, CBGP_Dsuzu_IsoJpt1.0, whole genome shotgun sequence DNA harbors:
- the LOC108018310 gene encoding enolase-phosphatase E1 isoform X2, protein MASRNLLAILLLASICMAQAYPALLPYIYNPSKRSSGDTVFPQIEDDVSELDQLRNEPGAVVAKRQHDGSTARTTTTTKESVEEVAAVPEPGSNPNANILPDLERQLEVATPLISTTTTTSTSATTTTATSKEEGERSQLEEPKTQIKTVVEPTAHAKAFYGAARLAFGQNPEVLPTTTTTTTSTTTTTTTAAPPAEAEPEADSQPPAEAEAKEAAETEAETAPNVAGEPVEAEDPIGEVAETELTALNPPKSKPNQHESNKETIGDIVFDVVARTTERRSSTPKITAKTAKNLLRSPNGQYSSFDMAQYIFWTGDETAVVKAVEELVEGKVITRESALKFLQDIRLGIEFLQRSYANRIFPEEVRQNQLKRHSPPKTTPPTTSTTTTTTTSTTTEKPFPEVHESGLESGIARGAGILPAKNFDSFTFWNKLKVLDSEAQQDVNDYDEGRAKIVEYLYNEYSLEEILYKLAKVMFAQSLSHGSDEAQMELQKLTEFLEREGNMGVIPIDLQKKVLRVLLSALSDTLTEHPELLPAARVNLANPFYRLPMHTPSQ, encoded by the exons ATGGCTTCGAGGAATCTGTTGGCCATCCTTCTCTTGGCCAGCATCTGCATGGCCCAGGCATATCCGGCTTTGTTGCCCTACATCTACA ATCCTTCCAAACGAAGCAGCGGTGACACTGTTTTCCCCCAAATCGAGGACGATGTGAGTGAGCTTGACCAGCTGCGAAATGAACCGGGAGCGGTGGTGGCCAAGCGGCAGCACGACGGAAGTACCGCCCGCACCACCACAACCACCAAGGAGAGCGTCGAGGAGGTGGCTGCCGTTCCCGAACCTGGCTCAAATCCGAATGCGAATATTCTGCCGGACTTGGAGAGGCAGTTGGAGGTGGCCACGCCTCTAATTTCGACCACAACCACCACTAGCACATCGGCCACCACAACGACGGCCACTTCCAAGGAAGAGGGTGAAAGGTcacagctggaggagccaaAAACGCAGATCAAAACCGTGGTGGAGCCGACGGCCCATGCCAAG GCATTTTACGGGGCGGCTCGTCTAGCTTTTGGCCAAAATCCAGAGGTGCTACCAACGACCACGACCACAACCACATCCACCACGACCACGACTACGACGGCAGCTCCTCCGGCTGAAGCCGAGCCGGAAGCCGATTCCCAACCACCAGCGGAAGCGGAAGCTAAAGAAGCCGCGGAAACGGAAGCGGAAACAGCGCCAAATGTGGCCGGAGAACCAGTTGAGGCGGAGGATCCCATCGGCGAAGTGGCCGAAACCGAACTGACCGCCCTAAATCCGCCCAAGTCCAAGCCAAATCAACACGAATCGAACAAGGAGACCATCGGTGACATTGTCTTCGATGTGGTGGCCCGAACCACGGAGCGAAGGTCCAGCACGCCCAAGATCACGGCCAAG ACCGCCAAGAACTTGCTGCGAAGTCCGAATGGTCAGTACTCTTCGTTTGATATGGCTCAGTACATTTTCTGGACTGGCGATGAAACCGCTGTGGTAAAAGCTGTGGAGGAACTGGTTGAGGGAAAGGTG ATTACCCGGGAGAGCGCTCTAAAATTCCTGCAGGACATTCGGCTGGGGATAGAGTTCTTGCAGCGGTCCTACGCCAATCGAATTTTCCCCGAGGAGGTTCGCCAGAATCAATTAAAGCGGCACAGTCCACCCAAAACCACGCCCCCAACCACATCCACTActaccacaacaacaacaagtaCAACCACAGAAAAGCCTTTCCCAGAAGTCCACGAATCCGGTTTGGAATCAGGTATCGCACGAGGCGCAGGAATCCTGCCCGCGAAGAATTTCGATAGTTTTACCTTCTGGAACAAACTCAAAGTTTTGGACAGCGAGGCACAGCAAG ATGTAAATGATTATGACGAGGGTCGGGCTAAGATTGTGGAATACTTATACAATGAATACTCCCTGGAGGAGATTCTCTACAAGCTGGCAAAG GTAATGTTTGCCCAGTCGCTTTCTCATGGATCTGATGAGGCCCAAATGGAGCTGCAAAAGCTCACCGAATTTCTAGAGCGCGAGGGTAACATGGGTGTCATACCCATTGACTTGCAGAAGAAAGTTTTAA GAGTGCTGCTCAGCGCATTGTCGGACACTTTGACCGAACATCCGGAACTGCTGCCGGCGGCGCGGGTTAATCTGGCCAACCCATTTTACAGGCTTCCAATGCATACCCCCAGCCAATAG
- the Lip3 gene encoding lipase 3 yields the protein MKGGTLKVTILLVGLGLVLAGTRPISDCGERIEDDGYPMERHVVTTSDSYILTIHRIPYSPKTGDTPNRPVAFLMHGMLSSSSDWVLMGPERSLAYMLADAGYDVWMGNARGNTYSKAHKYWPTYWQLFWNFSWNEIGIYDVPAMIDYVLAKTGQQQVQYVGHSQGTTVYLVMVSERPEYNDKIKSAHLLGPAAYMGSMKSPMTRAFAPILGQPNAIVELCGSMEFMPSSKFKQDMGIEMCQATSPYADMCANEIFLIGGYDSEQLDYALLEHIKATSPAGASVNQNLHFCQEYNSGKFRKFDYTALRNPYEYGSYFPPEYKLKNARAPVLLYYGANDWMCDVSDVRKLRDELPNMALDYLVPFEKWAHLDFIWGTQARKYVYDEVLKQMRSHE from the exons ATGAAAGGAGGAACGTTAAAAGTAACTATATTACTGGTCGGTTTGGGCCTAGTATTGGCCGGTACTCGTCCGATTTCTGATTGC GGAGAGCGTATAGAAGATGATGGCTATCCGATGGAGCGCCACGTGGTGACCACCAGTGACAGCTACATCCTGACCATACACCGCATCCCGTATTCCCCCAAAACAGGAGACACTCCGAATCGTCCGGTGGCCTTCCTCATGCACGGAATGCTGAGCTCCTCCTCCGATTGGGTTCTCATGGGTCCGGAGAGGTCTCTCGCCTATATGCTGGCGGATGCCGGTTACGATGTGTGGATGGGCAATGCCCGTGGCAATACCTATTCCAAGGCGCACAAGTACTGGCCCACTTACTGGCAGCTCTTCTGGAATTTCAGTTGGAACGAGATTGGCATTTATGACGTGCCGGCGATGATTGACTACGTGCTGGCGAAGACTGGTCAGCAGCAAGTGCAGTATGTGGGCCACTCACAGGGCACCACTGTCTATCTGGTGATGGTGTCTGAGAGACCCGAGTACAATGACAAGATCAAGTCCGCCCATCTTCTGGGTCCCGCAGCATATATGGGCAGCATGAAGAGCCCGATGACGCGGGCCTTTGCGCCCATTCTCGGCCAGCCCAATGCCATCGTAGAGCTCTGCGGATCCATGGAGTTTATGCCCAGCAGCAAGTTCAAGCAGGATATGGGCATTGAGATGTGCCAGGCCACTTCTCCCTATGCCGATATGTGCGCCAACGAGATCTTCCTGATTGGAGGCTACGATTCCGAACAGCTGGACTAT GCCCTTCTTGAACACATCAAGGCCACCTCTCCAGCTGGTGCCTCCGTAAACCAAAACCTGCATTTCTGTCAGGAGTACAACTCTGGAAAGTTCCGTAAATTCGACTACACTGCTCTTCGCAATCCCTATGAATATGGAAGCTACTTCCCTCCGGAATACAAGCTAAAGAACGCCAGGGCCCCAGTTCTATTATATTACGGAGCCAATGACTGGATGTGTGACGTAAGCGATGTCCGCAAGTTAAGAGACGAACTACCCAACATGGCACTGGATTATTTGGTGCCCTTCGAGAAATGGGCTCATCTGGATTTCATTTGGGGCACTCAGGCCAGGAAATATGTGTACGACGAGGTCTTAAAGCAGATGCGATCCCACGAGTAG
- the LOC108018310 gene encoding uncharacterized protein isoform X3 yields the protein MASRNLLAILLLASICMAQAYPALLPYIYNPSKRSSGDTVFPQIEDDVSELDQLRNEPGAVVAKRQHDGSTARTTTTTKESVEEVAAVPEPGSNPNANILPDLERQLEVATPLISTTTTTSTSATTTTATSKEEGERSQLEEPKTQIKTVVEPTAHAKTAKNLLRSPNGQYSSFDMAQYIFWTGDETAVVKAVEELVEGKVITRESALKFLQDIRLGIEFLQRSYANRIFPEEVRQNQLKRHSPPKTTPPTTSTTTTTTTSTTTEKPFPEVHESGLESGIARGAGILPAKNFDSFTFWNKLKVLDSEAQQDVNDYDEGRAKIVEYLYNEYSLEEILYKLAKVMFAQSLSHGSDEAQMELQKLTEFLEREGNMGVIPIDLQKKVLRVLLSALSDTLTEHPELLPAARVNLANPFYRLPMHTPSQ from the exons ATGGCTTCGAGGAATCTGTTGGCCATCCTTCTCTTGGCCAGCATCTGCATGGCCCAGGCATATCCGGCTTTGTTGCCCTACATCTACA ATCCTTCCAAACGAAGCAGCGGTGACACTGTTTTCCCCCAAATCGAGGACGATGTGAGTGAGCTTGACCAGCTGCGAAATGAACCGGGAGCGGTGGTGGCCAAGCGGCAGCACGACGGAAGTACCGCCCGCACCACCACAACCACCAAGGAGAGCGTCGAGGAGGTGGCTGCCGTTCCCGAACCTGGCTCAAATCCGAATGCGAATATTCTGCCGGACTTGGAGAGGCAGTTGGAGGTGGCCACGCCTCTAATTTCGACCACAACCACCACTAGCACATCGGCCACCACAACGACGGCCACTTCCAAGGAAGAGGGTGAAAGGTcacagctggaggagccaaAAACGCAGATCAAAACCGTGGTGGAGCCGACGGCCCATGCCAAG ACCGCCAAGAACTTGCTGCGAAGTCCGAATGGTCAGTACTCTTCGTTTGATATGGCTCAGTACATTTTCTGGACTGGCGATGAAACCGCTGTGGTAAAAGCTGTGGAGGAACTGGTTGAGGGAAAGGTG ATTACCCGGGAGAGCGCTCTAAAATTCCTGCAGGACATTCGGCTGGGGATAGAGTTCTTGCAGCGGTCCTACGCCAATCGAATTTTCCCCGAGGAGGTTCGCCAGAATCAATTAAAGCGGCACAGTCCACCCAAAACCACGCCCCCAACCACATCCACTActaccacaacaacaacaagtaCAACCACAGAAAAGCCTTTCCCAGAAGTCCACGAATCCGGTTTGGAATCAGGTATCGCACGAGGCGCAGGAATCCTGCCCGCGAAGAATTTCGATAGTTTTACCTTCTGGAACAAACTCAAAGTTTTGGACAGCGAGGCACAGCAAG ATGTAAATGATTATGACGAGGGTCGGGCTAAGATTGTGGAATACTTATACAATGAATACTCCCTGGAGGAGATTCTCTACAAGCTGGCAAAG GTAATGTTTGCCCAGTCGCTTTCTCATGGATCTGATGAGGCCCAAATGGAGCTGCAAAAGCTCACCGAATTTCTAGAGCGCGAGGGTAACATGGGTGTCATACCCATTGACTTGCAGAAGAAAGTTTTAA GAGTGCTGCTCAGCGCATTGTCGGACACTTTGACCGAACATCCGGAACTGCTGCCGGCGGCGCGGGTTAATCTGGCCAACCCATTTTACAGGCTTCCAATGCATACCCCCAGCCAATAG
- the LOC108018307 gene encoding uncharacterized protein — translation MKHQQVTVDYWTMFKTSGMCLLLAVCGFVLLKMVQTIFWLPGHLKKNQKRLEELAKLYAKDIGDDERAEIEKLFNSDEPMTEERINKLLDKPETTEPKKEQ, via the exons ATGAAGCACCAACAAGTTACGGTGGACTATTGGACCATGTTTAAGACATCAGGGATGTGCCTGCTACTGGCTGTATGCGGATTTGTGCTCCTTAA AATGGTGCAAACCATTTTCTGGTTACCCGGACATCTGAAGAAGAACCAAAAGCGTCTTGAGGAACTGGCCAAACTCTATGCCAAGGATATTGGCGATGATGAACGGGCCGAGATAGAAAAACTCTTCAATAGTGACGAGCCCATGACAGAAGAACGAATTAACAAGTTGTTGGACAAACCGGAAACCACAGAGCCCAAAAAGGAGCAATag
- the LOC108018306 gene encoding uncharacterized protein — translation MRSSSARSVVVLLSILLNIDLFGVQAERKLKLHKLEKFKEDTRFFETNLSFVEVEDNVVKVNGELKVKYQVDDHFEVDVEVNRSEERDGEYKSVFYVAKTGVCNFMKTYYKEFFYDRLKEYSNAPDPSTCPLPEGAHYHLDDYPLDVKMLKSLLKPGHYRIEFKAMLDHLFYPLIYKAELEVFE, via the exons ATGAGGTCCTCTTCAGCTCGGAGTGTTGTGGTGCTTCTGAGCATCCTCCTTAATATCGATCTATTTGGGGTGCAGGCTGAAAGAAAGCTAAAGCTCCACAAGCTCGAGAAATTCAAGGAGGACACTAGATTTTTCGAAACCAATTTAAGCTTCGTCGAGGTCGAGGATAATGTGGTTAAAGTTAACGGAGAGCTAAAGGTTAAATATCAAGTGGATGACCACTTCGAG GTCGATGTTGAAGTAAATCGATCCGAAGAACGCGATGGGGAATATAAATCGGTATTTTATGTAGCCAAAACTGGGGTTTGCAACTTTATGAAGACCTATTACAAGGAATTCTTCTACGACCGACTCAAGGAATACTCGAATGCTCCGGATCCAAGCACCTGTCCTCTGCCAGAAGGAGCTCACTACCACTTGGACGACTATCCGTTGGACGTCAAAATGCTGAAGTCTCTATTGAAGCCGGGGCACTACCGTATAGAGTTTAAGGCTATGTTGGATCATCTTTTTTATCCGTTAATATATAAGGCAGAGTTGGAGGTGTTCGAATGA
- the LOC108018310 gene encoding ras guanine nucleotide exchange factor glfB isoform X1: protein MASRNLLAILLLASICMAQAYPALLPYIYNPSKRSSGDTVFPQIEDDVSELDQLRNEPGAVVAKRQHDGSTARTTTTTKESVEEVAAVPEPGSNPNANILPDLERQLEVATPLISTTTTTSTSATTTTATSKEEGERSQLEEPKTQIKTVVEPTAHAKCISTKPPKNQQAFYGAARLAFGQNPEVLPTTTTTTTSTTTTTTTAAPPAEAEPEADSQPPAEAEAKEAAETEAETAPNVAGEPVEAEDPIGEVAETELTALNPPKSKPNQHESNKETIGDIVFDVVARTTERRSSTPKITAKTAKNLLRSPNGQYSSFDMAQYIFWTGDETAVVKAVEELVEGKVITRESALKFLQDIRLGIEFLQRSYANRIFPEEVRQNQLKRHSPPKTTPPTTSTTTTTTTSTTTEKPFPEVHESGLESGIARGAGILPAKNFDSFTFWNKLKVLDSEAQQDVNDYDEGRAKIVEYLYNEYSLEEILYKLAKVMFAQSLSHGSDEAQMELQKLTEFLEREGNMGVIPIDLQKKVLRVLLSALSDTLTEHPELLPAARVNLANPFYRLPMHTPSQ from the exons ATGGCTTCGAGGAATCTGTTGGCCATCCTTCTCTTGGCCAGCATCTGCATGGCCCAGGCATATCCGGCTTTGTTGCCCTACATCTACA ATCCTTCCAAACGAAGCAGCGGTGACACTGTTTTCCCCCAAATCGAGGACGATGTGAGTGAGCTTGACCAGCTGCGAAATGAACCGGGAGCGGTGGTGGCCAAGCGGCAGCACGACGGAAGTACCGCCCGCACCACCACAACCACCAAGGAGAGCGTCGAGGAGGTGGCTGCCGTTCCCGAACCTGGCTCAAATCCGAATGCGAATATTCTGCCGGACTTGGAGAGGCAGTTGGAGGTGGCCACGCCTCTAATTTCGACCACAACCACCACTAGCACATCGGCCACCACAACGACGGCCACTTCCAAGGAAGAGGGTGAAAGGTcacagctggaggagccaaAAACGCAGATCAAAACCGTGGTGGAGCCGACGGCCCATGCCAAG TGTATATCTACGAAACCACCCAAAAACCAACAGGCATTTTACGGGGCGGCTCGTCTAGCTTTTGGCCAAAATCCAGAGGTGCTACCAACGACCACGACCACAACCACATCCACCACGACCACGACTACGACGGCAGCTCCTCCGGCTGAAGCCGAGCCGGAAGCCGATTCCCAACCACCAGCGGAAGCGGAAGCTAAAGAAGCCGCGGAAACGGAAGCGGAAACAGCGCCAAATGTGGCCGGAGAACCAGTTGAGGCGGAGGATCCCATCGGCGAAGTGGCCGAAACCGAACTGACCGCCCTAAATCCGCCCAAGTCCAAGCCAAATCAACACGAATCGAACAAGGAGACCATCGGTGACATTGTCTTCGATGTGGTGGCCCGAACCACGGAGCGAAGGTCCAGCACGCCCAAGATCACGGCCAAG ACCGCCAAGAACTTGCTGCGAAGTCCGAATGGTCAGTACTCTTCGTTTGATATGGCTCAGTACATTTTCTGGACTGGCGATGAAACCGCTGTGGTAAAAGCTGTGGAGGAACTGGTTGAGGGAAAGGTG ATTACCCGGGAGAGCGCTCTAAAATTCCTGCAGGACATTCGGCTGGGGATAGAGTTCTTGCAGCGGTCCTACGCCAATCGAATTTTCCCCGAGGAGGTTCGCCAGAATCAATTAAAGCGGCACAGTCCACCCAAAACCACGCCCCCAACCACATCCACTActaccacaacaacaacaagtaCAACCACAGAAAAGCCTTTCCCAGAAGTCCACGAATCCGGTTTGGAATCAGGTATCGCACGAGGCGCAGGAATCCTGCCCGCGAAGAATTTCGATAGTTTTACCTTCTGGAACAAACTCAAAGTTTTGGACAGCGAGGCACAGCAAG ATGTAAATGATTATGACGAGGGTCGGGCTAAGATTGTGGAATACTTATACAATGAATACTCCCTGGAGGAGATTCTCTACAAGCTGGCAAAG GTAATGTTTGCCCAGTCGCTTTCTCATGGATCTGATGAGGCCCAAATGGAGCTGCAAAAGCTCACCGAATTTCTAGAGCGCGAGGGTAACATGGGTGTCATACCCATTGACTTGCAGAAGAAAGTTTTAA GAGTGCTGCTCAGCGCATTGTCGGACACTTTGACCGAACATCCGGAACTGCTGCCGGCGGCGCGGGTTAATCTGGCCAACCCATTTTACAGGCTTCCAATGCATACCCCCAGCCAATAG
- the CheA87a gene encoding uncharacterized protein CheA87a, which produces MGSSSGSVHHLLMLGIILLATNPLGVHARKLRIHKLEKLAQEEDYLHSRLRIAEFQENVLKVNWDLNLRYQLDNDWMVEFKVSRSVDGDGSYERIMLFEVQLCDFMKTYYKDFFYQRIKEYSNAPHPNTCPLPKEQYRLEDYPLDVRVLKKLMTPGHYRIKYKLRNDESVILSYMAEVELE; this is translated from the exons ATGGGCTCCTCTTCCGGTTCAGTGCATCACCTGTTGATGCTGGGAATCATCCTCCTGGCCACCAATCCACTTGGGGTCCATGCAAGAAAACTTAGGATCCACAAGCTGGAGAAATTGGCCCAGGAAGAAGATTATCTGCACAGCCGCCTGCGCATTGCTGAGTTTCAGGAAAATGTGCTGAAAGTAAACTGGGATCTCAATCTCCGTTATCAACTCGACAACGATTGGATG GTGGAATTTAAGGTGTCACGATCCGTGGATGGCGATGGCAGCTATGAGAGGATAATGTTGTTCGAAGTGCAGCTTTGCGACTTTATGAAGACCTACTACAAGGACTTCTTCTACCAACGTATCAAGGAATATTCGAATGCCCCACATCCGAACACCTGTCCTTTGCCAAAAGAACAATACCGTCTGGAGGACTATCCGCTGGACGTTCGTGTGCTAAAGAAACTAATGACTCCTGGACACTACCGTATAAAGTACAAACTTAGAAACGACGAATCAGTCATATTATCTTATATGGCCGAGGTGGAATTGGAATAG